The following are from one region of the Rosettibacter firmus genome:
- a CDS encoding NAD(P)(+) transhydrogenase (Re/Si-specific) subunit beta, producing the protein MKFVIEISYLISSVLFIFGIKNLASPKTARKGNLLAALGMFIAIVVTLLDQHVLTYEWIIIGFIIGAFVGAVLALKVPMTGMPQMVGLLNGFGGGASMLVAYSEYYKIVNFPQFNYDYQTSITIVLSILIGAVTFTGSLIAFGKLQGIVTGRVVRYPFQHPINALLLLGVLLGGIYFVLNPSLQWLIISIGIISLILGVLLVLPIGGADMPVAISLLNSYSGLAASATGFVLQNNELIIAGALVGASGIILTNIMCKGMNRSLMNVVLGGWESAGSTGVATSTTSQKGQVKSVDAEELAMLFDAASSVIIVPGYGMAVAQAQHAVRDLVNVLEAKGKKVRFAIHPVAGRMPGHMNVLLAEAQIPYDKMLSMEEINDDFPNTDIAFVVGANDVVNPAARHDKNSPIYGMPILNVDYAKTVVINKRSLNVGYAGIENELFFYPNALMYFGDAKDAITKLVHEIKNY; encoded by the coding sequence ATGAAGTTTGTAATAGAAATTTCTTATTTAATTTCCTCTGTACTATTCATATTTGGTATTAAAAATTTAGCATCACCAAAAACAGCCAGGAAGGGAAATCTTCTTGCTGCTCTTGGAATGTTTATCGCAATTGTTGTAACATTACTTGATCAACATGTTTTAACTTACGAATGGATTATTATTGGATTTATTATTGGTGCTTTTGTTGGTGCTGTACTGGCATTAAAAGTACCAATGACTGGTATGCCACAAATGGTTGGATTATTAAACGGATTTGGTGGTGGAGCTTCAATGCTCGTTGCATATTCTGAATATTATAAAATAGTTAACTTCCCACAATTTAATTATGATTATCAAACAAGCATTACAATTGTTTTAAGTATCTTGATTGGAGCGGTTACATTTACTGGTTCATTAATTGCTTTTGGTAAACTTCAAGGTATTGTAACTGGTAGAGTAGTGCGTTATCCATTCCAGCATCCAATAAATGCTTTATTGTTGTTAGGAGTTTTATTAGGTGGAATTTATTTTGTACTTAATCCTTCTTTACAGTGGTTAATTATTTCGATAGGAATTATCTCACTTATACTTGGTGTTTTGTTAGTACTTCCAATTGGTGGAGCTGATATGCCAGTTGCAATTTCTCTTTTGAATTCATATTCTGGATTAGCTGCATCGGCAACTGGATTTGTATTACAGAATAATGAATTAATTATTGCAGGTGCATTAGTTGGAGCTTCTGGAATTATTTTAACCAATATTATGTGTAAAGGAATGAATCGTTCTTTAATGAATGTTGTTCTTGGGGGATGGGAATCCGCAGGTTCTACTGGTGTAGCTACTTCAACTACTTCACAAAAAGGACAGGTAAAATCTGTTGATGCAGAAGAACTTGCAATGTTGTTCGATGCTGCAAGCAGTGTAATAATTGTACCAGGCTATGGAATGGCTGTTGCACAGGCTCAACATGCTGTAAGAGATTTAGTAAATGTACTTGAAGCTAAAGGTAAAAAAGTTAGGTTTGCTATTCATCCAGTTGCTGGTAGAATGCCTGGACATATGAATGTTCTTCTTGCAGAAGCTCAAATACCTTATGATAAAATGCTATCTATGGAAGAAATAAATGATGATTTCCCAAATACCGACATTGCTTTTGTTGTTGGTGCAAATGATGTTGTTAATCCAGCAGCAAGACACGATAAAAATAGTCCAATTTATGGAATGCCAATCTTAAATGTTGATTATGCTAAAACAGTTGTAATTAATAAAAGATCTTTAAATGTTGGTTATGCAGGAATTGAGAATGAATTATTCTTCTATCCAAATGCTTTGATGTACTTTGGAGATGCAAAAGATGCAATTACAAAATTGGTACACGAGATAAAGAATTATTAA
- a CDS encoding NAD(P) transhydrogenase subunit alpha, translating into MEGIGILMLIYVFVLAIFVGFELITKVPPTLHTPLMSGSNAISGITIVGAILSAGLHEFTISTILGLIAMIFATINVVGGFLVTDRMLKMFKKK; encoded by the coding sequence ATGGAAGGTATAGGAATCTTAATGTTAATCTATGTATTTGTACTTGCCATTTTTGTTGGTTTTGAATTAATAACAAAAGTACCCCCAACATTACATACTCCATTAATGTCTGGTTCAAATGCAATTTCTGGAATTACTATTGTTGGTGCTATTTTAAGTGCAGGTTTGCACGAATTTACTATAAGCACAATTCTTGGATTAATAGCAATGATTTTTGCTACAATAAATGTTGTCGGTGGTTTTTTAGTTACCGACAGAATGTTAAAAATGTTCAAAAAAAAGTGA
- a CDS encoding Re/Si-specific NAD(P)(+) transhydrogenase subunit alpha: MIIAVPKEIMEGENRVAIVPDVVSKLIKKGFEVRVEKNAGLKAGFPDEKYLNAGAKIINDVEELYQNANIVLKVQRPIIHPAKGKHELELIGKGKLLISFFYSLHYPDVAKKAADLGVDVISMDAIPRTTLAQRMDALSSQANIAGYKSVILAANYLHKIFPMMMTAAGTISPAKVVIMGAGVAGLSALGTAKRLGAVVEVSDVRPQVKEEVQSLGGKFIEVPTDESMQDASGYAKEQSEEFLRKQKELIFKHITEADIVITTALIPGKKAPILVTEEMVKNMRPGSVILDMAVEFGGNCELSEKGKVVEKYNVTIIGEPNLPSLVPYHASEMYARNLLNLIDYSSKDGNFIHNMDDEIIGGATIVKDGKVVHEKTKALLQN; the protein is encoded by the coding sequence GTGATAATAGCAGTTCCAAAAGAAATTATGGAAGGGGAAAATAGAGTTGCAATTGTCCCCGATGTTGTATCAAAATTAATAAAAAAGGGTTTTGAAGTACGAGTAGAAAAAAATGCTGGTCTTAAAGCAGGTTTCCCAGATGAAAAATATTTAAATGCAGGAGCAAAAATCATAAATGATGTTGAAGAACTGTATCAAAATGCTAATATAGTTTTGAAAGTTCAAAGACCAATAATTCATCCTGCTAAAGGGAAACATGAACTTGAATTAATTGGTAAAGGTAAATTATTAATTTCATTTTTCTATTCACTTCATTATCCCGATGTTGCAAAAAAAGCAGCTGATTTAGGAGTTGATGTTATATCGATGGATGCAATTCCCAGAACTACACTTGCACAAAGAATGGATGCTTTAAGTTCACAGGCAAATATAGCAGGTTATAAAAGTGTAATATTAGCTGCAAATTACCTTCATAAAATTTTCCCGATGATGATGACTGCTGCAGGCACAATTTCGCCAGCTAAAGTTGTCATTATGGGAGCAGGGGTGGCTGGACTTTCTGCACTTGGTACTGCAAAAAGATTAGGGGCTGTTGTTGAAGTATCTGATGTTCGTCCTCAAGTAAAAGAAGAAGTACAAAGTTTGGGTGGTAAATTTATTGAAGTCCCAACTGATGAATCGATGCAGGATGCATCTGGTTATGCTAAAGAACAATCAGAAGAATTTTTAAGAAAACAAAAAGAATTGATTTTCAAACATATTACAGAAGCAGATATTGTAATTACTACTGCTTTAATTCCAGGTAAAAAAGCTCCAATTCTTGTTACTGAAGAAATGGTTAAAAATATGAGACCAGGTTCAGTAATTCTTGATATGGCAGTGGAGTTTGGTGGTAATTGTGAGTTGAGTGAAAAAGGTAAAGTTGTAGAAAAATATAATGTAACAATTATTGGAGAACCTAATTTGCCCAGTTTAGTTCCATATCATGCAAGTGAAATGTATGCAAGAAATTTATTGAATCTGATTGATTATTCAAGTAAAGATGGAAATTTTATTCACAACATGGATGATGAGATAATAGGTGGTGCAACAATAGTGAAAGATGGAAAAGTAGTCCACGAAAAAACAAAAGCACTTTTACAAAATTGA
- a CDS encoding two-component regulator propeller domain-containing protein — protein sequence MKNLNRAHLIIIIYLSFFINNYSQELRFEIINSDKGLSQNTVLSIYQDSRDFLWFGTYDGLNRYDGYSFKVYKPIENNPRSIKGQSFRSIIEDRDGNLWITSLGEGLNRYNRLTDDFTNFRHDPKNKNSIISNRVRVLHIDKKNRFWIGTEEGLCRYDFKKNIFISYTDIFNNENLSNSKYITSICEDSSGFLWIGTINGLIKFNPETNNYKYYNNVPNDPFSISGSYIGKVYVDKSNTLWVGTAVCLHKYDRKNDRFIRYENPLIINSKDKTITDILEDRYGDLWITTLLDGLQKFDRKKEKFSVYKHDSSNPESIGSNILFSLYEDRTGILWIGTEGAGVNKLNRNRSKFIYYCNIPFNKESLSNNKVYSIIEDKSGIIWIGTFGGGLNRFDPNSKDKKFIHYNFNPYNQNSLVDDRIRTMFEDNEGNLWIGTEYGLSKFNPQKNQFTNFISDGSANKLSNNIIFSIYQIKSGEILIGTFGGGLNIYNKKNNTFTSYRHNPEDPKSISSDNIWCIFQDSKGNIWIGTDDGGLNRFDIKKKEFYHYTHNPDDNNSLSTNKVLNIMEDSKGNLWIGTIQGINKLTFKNNKPEFTSYTMKNGLPDNNIQAVLEDNKGYLWISTNKGISKFDPEKIRFFNYDVSDGLQSYEFYVRACAKRKKTGELLFGGNKGFNIFHPDSIEEDKVIPKVWITEFLLFNTPVKIGEKIDNKIILNKNITETKEIILSYKNNIITFRFAALHFAKPEKNSYAYIMEGLESNWNYVGNQHVANYAHIPPGRYIFKVIASNPDGVWNEKGISIKLIITPPFYQTLLFRILSFITTISLIYYAYKRKIKSIKKHEAELEILVKEKTELNTKLSQEIEERKKIEQELIAAKDKAEASEKLKSEFLAQMSHEIRSPIHTILNFTELIKEQLNNSENVIIKESFNSIEKAGDRIVRTIDLILNMSEIQAGTYECIYKEIDLNENILKRLYPEFLYKAKKKNLDLILEIKKEELKVLVDEYSATQIFVNLIDNAIKYTFEGKVEIISFLTENNKAAVKISDTGIGISEEFLPKLFTAFFQEQRGYTRAFEGNGLGLALVKKYCELNNAEIFVESKKNVGSTFTVIFNNTL from the coding sequence ATGAAAAATTTAAATAGAGCACACCTTATAATCATAATATATCTTAGTTTTTTTATAAACAACTATTCACAGGAACTTAGATTTGAAATAATTAATTCAGATAAGGGACTATCTCAAAACACCGTACTTTCTATTTATCAAGATAGTAGAGATTTCCTCTGGTTTGGCACATATGATGGATTAAATCGTTACGATGGTTACTCCTTTAAAGTTTATAAGCCAATAGAAAATAATCCAAGAAGTATAAAAGGACAATCTTTTCGATCTATTATCGAAGATCGAGATGGTAACTTATGGATTACATCACTTGGTGAAGGACTAAATAGATATAATAGACTAACAGACGATTTTACTAACTTTCGTCACGATCCTAAAAATAAAAATTCCATTATATCAAACAGAGTAAGAGTTTTACACATAGATAAAAAAAATAGATTCTGGATAGGAACAGAAGAAGGTTTATGTAGATATGATTTCAAAAAAAATATTTTTATCTCTTATACAGATATTTTTAATAACGAGAATTTAAGTAACTCAAAATATATAACATCAATCTGTGAAGATTCATCAGGATTTTTATGGATTGGTACTATAAATGGTTTAATTAAATTCAATCCAGAAACAAATAATTATAAATATTATAATAATGTTCCCAACGATCCTTTCAGCATAAGTGGAAGTTACATAGGTAAAGTTTATGTTGATAAGAGTAACACATTATGGGTTGGTACTGCTGTCTGCTTACATAAATACGATAGAAAAAATGATCGATTTATCAGGTATGAAAATCCATTAATAATTAATAGCAAAGATAAAACAATAACTGACATTCTTGAAGATAGATACGGAGATTTATGGATTACAACTTTATTAGACGGGCTACAAAAATTTGATAGAAAAAAGGAAAAATTTTCTGTTTATAAACACGATTCATCAAATCCAGAAAGCATTGGCAGTAATATTTTATTTTCATTATATGAAGATAGAACTGGAATATTATGGATAGGAACTGAAGGAGCTGGTGTAAATAAATTAAATAGGAACAGATCTAAATTTATTTATTACTGCAATATACCATTCAATAAAGAAAGTTTAAGTAATAACAAAGTCTATTCTATTATCGAAGATAAATCAGGAATAATATGGATTGGTACATTTGGTGGTGGACTCAATAGATTTGACCCAAACTCAAAAGATAAAAAATTCATTCACTACAATTTTAATCCCTATAATCAAAACTCATTAGTTGATGATAGAATTAGAACTATGTTTGAAGACAATGAAGGAAATTTGTGGATTGGGACTGAATATGGTTTATCAAAATTTAATCCTCAAAAAAATCAATTTACTAATTTTATTAGTGATGGCTCGGCAAATAAACTAAGTAATAATATTATTTTTTCAATCTATCAAATTAAATCTGGTGAAATATTAATAGGTACTTTTGGTGGTGGTCTAAATATCTATAACAAAAAAAATAATACTTTTACAAGTTACAGGCATAACCCAGAAGATCCTAAAAGTATAAGTAGTGATAATATATGGTGTATTTTTCAGGATAGTAAAGGAAACATCTGGATTGGTACTGATGATGGTGGATTGAACAGATTTGATATCAAGAAAAAAGAATTTTATCATTATACGCACAATCCAGACGACAATAATAGTCTAAGTACTAATAAAGTTCTTAATATAATGGAAGATAGTAAAGGGAATTTATGGATTGGGACTATCCAGGGAATTAATAAACTTACATTTAAAAATAATAAACCTGAATTCACATCTTACACAATGAAAAATGGCTTACCTGATAATAATATTCAAGCAGTTCTTGAAGATAATAAAGGTTATTTGTGGATTAGTACAAATAAAGGCATTTCAAAATTCGACCCTGAAAAGATTAGATTTTTTAATTATGATGTGAGTGATGGATTACAAAGTTACGAATTTTATGTGAGAGCATGTGCTAAAAGGAAAAAAACTGGAGAATTATTATTTGGTGGGAATAAAGGATTTAATATTTTTCATCCAGATAGTATTGAAGAAGATAAAGTTATACCAAAAGTTTGGATCACTGAATTTTTATTATTTAATACACCTGTTAAGATAGGTGAAAAAATTGATAATAAAATTATTCTTAATAAAAATATTACAGAAACAAAAGAAATAATTCTTTCTTACAAAAATAATATCATCACATTTCGTTTTGCTGCATTACATTTTGCAAAACCAGAAAAAAATTCATATGCCTATATAATGGAAGGATTAGAAAGCAACTGGAATTATGTAGGTAATCAACATGTTGCAAATTATGCTCATATTCCACCTGGGAGATATATTTTCAAAGTTATAGCTTCTAATCCAGATGGAGTATGGAATGAAAAAGGTATTAGCATTAAATTAATTATTACTCCTCCCTTTTATCAAACTCTTTTATTTAGAATATTATCATTTATTACTACTATATCTTTAATTTACTATGCATATAAAAGAAAAATAAAATCTATTAAAAAGCATGAAGCAGAACTGGAAATACTTGTTAAAGAAAAAACAGAGCTAAATACTAAATTATCTCAAGAAATTGAAGAAAGAAAAAAGATTGAACAGGAATTAATAGCAGCAAAAGACAAAGCAGAAGCATCAGAAAAATTAAAATCAGAATTCTTAGCTCAAATGTCACACGAAATTAGATCTCCCATACACACAATATTAAATTTTACAGAATTAATTAAAGAACAATTAAATAATTCAGAAAATGTAATAATAAAAGAAAGTTTTAATTCAATAGAAAAAGCTGGCGATAGAATTGTAAGAACAATTGACTTAATCTTAAATATGTCTGAAATTCAAGCAGGGACTTATGAATGTATTTATAAAGAAATTGATCTGAATGAAAATATTTTAAAGAGATTATACCCGGAATTTTTATATAAAGCCAAAAAGAAAAACTTAGATTTAATTTTAGAAATAAAAAAAGAAGAACTAAAAGTTTTAGTAGATGAATATTCTGCCACACAAATATTTGTTAATCTAATTGATAATGCCATTAAATACACATTTGAAGGAAAAGTTGAAATCATATCGTTCTTAACAGAAAATAATAAGGCTGCTGTTAAAATTTCTGATACAGGAATTGGAATCTCAGAAGAATTTTTACCAAAACTTTTCACAGCATTTTTTCAGGAGCAACGAGGTTACACAAGAGCATTCGAAGGAAATGGACTTGGATTGGCTCTTGTAAAAAAATATTGTGAATTAAATAATGCAGAGATTTTTGTAGAAAGTAAAAAGAATGTTGGTTCTACTTTTACTGTAATTTTTAATAACACATTATAA
- the rpmA gene encoding 50S ribosomal protein L27, whose product MAHKKGQGSSRNGRDSNPQYLGVKAFGGQKVTAGSILVRQKGTNFHPGKNVRLASDHSLFALIDGYVKFERKRNNRKYVSVLESLS is encoded by the coding sequence ATGGCTCATAAAAAAGGTCAGGGTTCATCGAGAAATGGAAGAGATAGTAATCCACAATATTTAGGTGTGAAAGCTTTTGGTGGACAGAAAGTAACTGCTGGTTCAATTTTGGTTCGTCAAAAGGGAACAAATTTTCATCCCGGTAAAAATGTGAGATTGGCTAGCGATCATTCTTTGTTTGCACTTATAGATGGATACGTAAAATTTGAGAGAAAGAGAAATAATAGAAAATATGTAAGTGTATTAGAATCTCTATCCTGA
- the rplU gene encoding 50S ribosomal protein L21 has product MFAVVNIAGQQFIVRENQKYYVPRLHVEPNSEIIFDEVLMVNNDGETKIGTPTLKDVKVHAKVLEHLKDDKIIVFKKKRRISYKRKRGHRQQLTRIEITKIA; this is encoded by the coding sequence ATGTTTGCTGTTGTAAATATTGCTGGACAACAGTTTATTGTAAGAGAGAATCAGAAGTATTATGTACCCAGATTACATGTAGAACCAAATTCCGAAATCATCTTTGATGAAGTTTTAATGGTAAATAATGATGGCGAAACTAAAATTGGTACTCCAACACTCAAAGATGTTAAGGTTCATGCTAAAGTATTAGAACATTTAAAAGATGATAAAATTATTGTATTTAAGAAAAAAAGAAGAATCTCTTACAAACGTAAAAGAGGTCATAGACAACAATTGACCAGAATCGAAATAACAAAGATTGCATAG
- the argF gene encoding ornithine carbamoyltransferase, giving the protein MAVNMKGKDLISIADLSLEEIYEIFDVAKSLKRKLYTGEEHHYLKGKTLGMIFSKPSTRTRISFETGIYQLGGYGMYFNQNDLQLGKSENIHDTAKVLSRYLDGIMIRTFSHQDVIDLAKYATIPVINGLTDLLHPCQVLSDLFTILEKRNKLQGLKLAYIGDGNNVAHSLLHGCSKVGMDIVVASPKGYEPKKEIVDNAIEIAKYMGSKVEIINDPFEAVKNADVVYTDVWASMGQEKEAEERRKVFKNYQVNLELIKHAKDDYLFMHCLPAHRGEEVIDEIIDSPNSIVFDEAENRLHVQKAIMVLIM; this is encoded by the coding sequence ATGGCAGTAAATATGAAAGGGAAAGATTTGATTTCAATTGCAGATCTTTCCTTAGAAGAAATTTATGAAATTTTTGATGTTGCCAAATCTCTAAAAAGAAAACTTTATACTGGTGAAGAACATCATTATTTAAAAGGAAAAACTTTAGGAATGATTTTTTCTAAACCATCTACAAGAACAAGAATCTCTTTCGAGACAGGTATTTATCAATTAGGTGGTTATGGAATGTATTTTAATCAAAATGATTTGCAACTTGGCAAAAGCGAAAATATTCATGACACAGCTAAAGTACTTTCTAGATATTTAGATGGTATTATGATTAGAACTTTTTCTCATCAGGATGTTATAGATTTAGCTAAATATGCTACTATTCCCGTAATTAATGGCTTAACAGATTTACTTCATCCTTGCCAGGTGCTATCGGACTTATTTACAATTTTAGAAAAAAGAAATAAGCTTCAGGGACTTAAATTAGCATATATTGGTGATGGAAATAATGTTGCACATAGTTTACTACATGGATGCTCAAAAGTAGGGATGGATATTGTTGTTGCATCACCAAAAGGATATGAACCTAAAAAAGAAATCGTCGATAATGCAATTGAAATAGCAAAATATATGGGAAGTAAAGTTGAAATAATTAATGATCCATTTGAAGCAGTTAAAAATGCAGATGTAGTATATACAGATGTCTGGGCAAGTATGGGACAGGAAAAAGAAGCCGAAGAAAGAAGAAAAGTATTTAAAAATTATCAGGTAAATTTAGAATTAATAAAGCATGCAAAAGATGATTACTTATTTATGCATTGTTTACCAGCACATAGAGGCGAAGAAGTAATTGATGAAATAATAGACTCTCCAAATTCTATAGTGTTTGACGAAGCTGAAAATCGACTCCATGTTCAAAAAGCCATAATGGTACTGATAATGTGA
- the arcC gene encoding carbamate kinase — translation MKKIAVVALGGNALLRSNEIGTIEQQEAHTLETCKKLIGLLRLGYNLVITHGNGPQVGNILLRNEAGYNLYNIPKMPLDICVADSQGGIGYMIERQMRNALSKTNLRRNVLAIITQVLIDINDPAFQNPTKPIGRFYLKEEADLLAKTNGWVFKEDPGKRGWRRVVPSPKPIDVMNKKVIKDMVKKGHIVIAVGGGGIPVYWHKDTKYLEAIEAVIDKDLASAFLAKEIQADRFYIITDVPKVYLNYKKPNQIALDKLTVSEAKKYYEMGEFPPGSMGPKILAAIEFLEGGGKEAIITNEEEIEKENCGTRITLE, via the coding sequence ATGAAAAAAATTGCTGTGGTTGCCTTAGGTGGCAATGCTCTTTTAAGAAGTAATGAAATCGGTACTATTGAACAACAAGAAGCTCACACTCTTGAAACCTGCAAAAAATTAATTGGTTTGTTAAGACTTGGATATAATCTTGTAATCACTCACGGAAATGGTCCTCAAGTAGGAAATATTCTTTTAAGAAATGAAGCAGGGTATAATCTCTATAATATTCCTAAAATGCCTCTTGATATTTGTGTAGCCGATTCTCAAGGTGGAATTGGTTATATGATAGAACGCCAGATGAGAAATGCTTTAAGTAAAACAAACTTAAGAAGAAATGTTCTTGCAATAATTACACAGGTTTTAATCGATATTAACGATCCAGCTTTTCAAAATCCAACTAAACCTATCGGTAGATTTTATCTAAAAGAAGAAGCTGATTTACTTGCAAAAACAAATGGATGGGTTTTTAAAGAAGATCCTGGCAAAAGAGGTTGGAGAAGAGTTGTTCCTTCTCCTAAACCAATTGATGTTATGAATAAAAAAGTAATTAAAGATATGGTTAAAAAAGGTCATATAGTTATAGCTGTTGGTGGTGGTGGAATTCCAGTTTACTGGCATAAGGATACAAAATATCTTGAAGCAATTGAAGCTGTTATTGATAAAGATCTTGCATCAGCATTTCTCGCAAAAGAAATTCAAGCTGATAGATTTTATATAATTACAGATGTGCCAAAGGTCTATCTCAATTATAAAAAACCAAATCAAATTGCACTGGATAAATTAACTGTTTCAGAGGCAAAAAAATATTATGAAATGGGTGAATTCCCTCCTGGTAGTATGGGACCAAAAATTTTAGCAGCAATCGAATTCCTTGAAGGTGGTGGTAAAGAAGCAATTATAACAAACGAAGAAGAAATTGAAAAAGAAAATTGTGGTACAAGAATTACTCTGGAATAA
- a CDS encoding cyclic 2,3-diphosphoglycerate synthase, with the protein MARRKVLIMGAAGRDFHNFNVYFRNNNNYEVVAFTATQIPNIDGRIYPPELAGNLYPDGIKIYEESELVELIQKYKVEEVVFAYSDVPFDYVMTKASIVNAAGASFRLMGMNETIIKSTKPVISVLAVRTGCGKSQTSRKIVKILTEAGKKVVAVRHPMPYGDLVKQRIQRFASYSDLDKYNCTIEEREEYEPHIARGGIIYAGVDYEAILREAEKEADIILWDGGNNDMPFFKSDLTFTVTDPHRPGHELHYYPGNTCLRIADAVIINKIDSATKEGIETVRNNIHLVNPKAIIIEANSPITVDKPELITGKRVLIVEDGPTLTHGEMKYGAGTVIAKKLNAKEIVDPRPYTVKSIAETYKKYPNIGILLPAMGYGEQQIKDLEETINRTDCDAVVIGTPIDLGRILKINKPTTRVMYELQEIGENTLESVLKQKGIL; encoded by the coding sequence ATGGCACGCAGAAAAGTCCTTATTATGGGTGCTGCAGGACGAGATTTTCATAATTTTAATGTCTATTTCAGAAATAATAATAATTACGAAGTAGTTGCTTTTACAGCTACTCAAATTCCAAATATTGATGGAAGAATTTATCCCCCAGAATTAGCTGGAAATCTTTATCCAGATGGAATTAAAATTTATGAAGAATCTGAATTGGTAGAATTAATTCAAAAATACAAAGTTGAAGAAGTTGTTTTTGCATACTCAGATGTTCCTTTCGATTATGTTATGACTAAAGCTTCAATTGTTAATGCTGCAGGAGCTTCATTTAGATTAATGGGAATGAATGAAACAATTATAAAAAGCACTAAACCAGTAATTTCTGTTTTAGCTGTAAGAACTGGATGTGGCAAATCTCAAACATCAAGAAAAATTGTTAAGATACTTACTGAAGCAGGGAAAAAAGTTGTTGCTGTACGTCATCCAATGCCTTATGGTGATTTAGTAAAACAGAGAATTCAGAGATTTGCAAGTTATTCAGACCTTGATAAATATAATTGTACAATCGAAGAGCGGGAAGAATATGAACCTCATATTGCCAGAGGTGGTATTATTTATGCTGGTGTTGATTACGAAGCTATATTAAGAGAAGCTGAAAAAGAAGCTGATATTATTTTATGGGATGGTGGTAATAATGATATGCCATTTTTCAAATCGGATTTAACTTTTACTGTTACAGATCCTCATCGCCCCGGTCACGAATTACATTATTATCCCGGAAATACTTGCTTACGTATTGCCGATGCAGTAATTATAAATAAAATTGATTCCGCTACAAAAGAAGGAATTGAAACGGTAAGAAATAATATTCATCTTGTAAATCCTAAAGCAATAATCATCGAAGCAAATTCACCAATTACTGTTGATAAACCAGAATTGATAACTGGAAAAAGAGTTCTAATAGTGGAAGATGGACCAACATTAACTCATGGTGAAATGAAATATGGAGCTGGAACAGTTATAGCAAAAAAACTAAATGCAAAAGAAATTGTTGATCCTCGACCTTACACTGTTAAATCAATTGCTGAGACTTATAAAAAATATCCGAACATCGGGATTCTTCTTCCAGCAATGGGATATGGTGAACAACAGATAAAAGATTTAGAAGAAACTATCAATCGTACAGATTGCGATGCTGTTGTTATTGGTACTCCTATCGATTTAGGAAGAATATTAAAAATTAATAAACCTACTACTCGTGTAATGTATGAATTGCAAGAAATTGGTGAAAATACATTAGAAAGTGTACTGAAACAAAAAGGCATTTTATGA